One Pichia kudriavzevii chromosome 3, complete sequence genomic window carries:
- a CDS encoding uncharacterized protein (PKUD0C00120; possible pseudogene; frameshift at 5' end): MFTFATAISFNVSSLMTCRFFAGFFAGAPIVSAGGVLADLWDPSFRGVAFAIYACFVANGASFGPVVSSLLTNSNSSVESWRITQWFCGLGQLVLFVLMYLFTEETFENKTLQKLVTWYRIKEDKWLLHTKADTVYLDFKGMLLLHVVRPFEMLSIPVVFTMALFASYVYGLFYLMITNISTAFELSRGWTGTITEVPNVSLFLGVVFGCIGNILWALKYLEIVRSNKGEAIPEQRFPIMMMLGWMMPVGIFVFGWTCDANIHWIVPCIGVSMIGAGFITIFQGCINYLVDSYPIHAASAIAANTFMRSAFAAIFPLFAKQLFVNLGVHWGSSLIGFVALGMIPIPFVLFVVGKKLRASHWDKLQG; the protein is encoded by the coding sequence atgTTTACGTTTGCTACAGCCATTTCGTTCAATGTGTCTTCTTTGATGACTTGCAGATTTTTTGCTGGATTCTTTGCTGGCGCCCCAATTGTCTCCGCTGGTGGTGTTTTAGCAGACCTTTGGGATCCCTCCTTTAGAGGGGTTGCATTTGCAATATATGCATGTTTTGTTGCTAATGGTGCTTCTTTTGGGCCAGTTGTTAGCTCCCTTTTGACGAATAGTAATAGCAGTGTGGAATCCTGGAGAATCACGCAATGGTTTTGTGGATTAGGGCAGTTAGttctgtttgttttgatgTACTTGTTCACAGAGGAGACTTTTGAGAATAAAACCTTGCAAAAACTGGTAACGTGGTACAGAATCAAAGAAGATAAGTGGCTGCTACACACTAAAGCAGATACAGTTTATTTGGACTTCAAAGGGATGCTACTTTTACATGTTGTAAGGCCATTTGAAATGCTGTCCATACCGGTTGTGTTTACCATGGCATTGTTTGCAAGTTATGTTTACGGTCTCTTCTACCTAATGATAACCAACATCTCGACTGCTTTTGAATTATCGAGGGGCTGGACGGGAACGATTACGGAAGTTCCAAATGTTTCATTATTTCTAGGAGTTGTATTTGGCTGTATTGGGAACATTTTATGGGCACTCAagtatttggaaattgtGAGGAGCAACAAAGGGGAGGCAATTCCTGAACAGAGGTTCCCCATAATGATGATGCTTGGCTGGATGATGCCAGTGGGgatctttgtttttggatgGACCTGTGATGCCAATATCCACTGGATTGTTCCATGCATTGGTGTTTCAATGATTGGGGCCGGCTTTATAACTATATTCCAGGGCTGTATTAATTATCTGGTTGATTCCTATCCAATACACGCAGCTTCTGCTATTGCTGCTAACACGTTCATGAGATCCGCCTTTGCCGCTATCTTTCCTTTGTTTGCAAAGCAATTATTCGTTAACCTGGGGGTTCACTGGGGTTCAAGCCTAATTGGATTTGTTGCTTTAGGTATGATACCTATCCCCTTTGTGTTATTTGTTGTTGGGAAAAAACTAAGAGCATCTCACTGGGACAAACTTCAAGGATAg
- a CDS encoding uncharacterized protein (PKUD0C00140; Pfam Domains: MFS_1(3.3e-32)): protein MPEKLQNNEKGGLYTVEVSSLDDCDPVISTVVALNGKKIEVHQQDADVAMQYIDDIADLEMDPDFERKVLRKIDYAILPVIIALMSCQLMDKTTNSYASIMGLQESLNMSLREYSWVGSSFYFGYLIFQYPANLLLQKLPLSKTLSIAVICWGVVLMCHAACTDAAGFLVCRVFLGVFEGFMNPAYILLTSQWWRKEEQFIRTCVWWGMQGFGTILGSGIAYGLQVHRAGYQTFPSWKCVYVITGCITLCLGFVSYLHIPDVPTKAWFLSEKEKLYVVERAKENQQGFGNQKFKWKQGKEAIFDPCTYIFFVYGISYAIPNGGFNNFGSILLKDDFGFSTADALLMNMPGGGIDIIFPLCVALFNYYLLKNQRLVSCAIVNTTVVVGMCLLNFTDSRGSRLAGYLSFYMATAVSAGICSTIASNIAGSTKKVVVNTFFLVGYCAGNIIGPQTFNAKQAPGYSGAKAAMLASFAIGTCLIIALYVIYTCRNKKKDEIIQSLGEKYSIPDNIAFADLTDFENPGFRYSL, encoded by the coding sequence ATGCCAGAGAAATTGCAGAATAACGAAAAAGGAGGTCTATATACGGTGGAAGTTTCAAGTTTGGACGACTGTGATCCTGTGATCTCCACTGTTGTTGCCTTGAATGGGAAGAAGATTGAAGTTCATCAACAGGATGCTGATGTAGCAATGcaatatattgatgatattgcCGATCTGGAGATGGATCCCGACTTTGAAAGGAAAGTCCTAAGGAAAATCGACTACGCAATTTTGCCTGTGATCATAGCTCTAATGTCATGTCAGTTGATGGATAAGACAACCAACTCTTATGCGTCAATTATGGGCCTGCAAGAAAGTTTGAATATGAGTTTGAGAGAGTATAGTTGGGTAGGGTCCTCGTTCTATTTTGGctatttgatttttcagtACCCGGCAAACTTATTACTGCAAAAACTACCACTCTCCAAAACACTCTCCATAGCAGTCATCTGCTGGGGTGTAGTTTTAATGTGTCATGCTGCCTGTACCGATGCAGCAGGATTTTTAGTTTGTCGAGTATTTCTAGGTGTTTTCGAAGGGTTTATGAATCCAGCATATATCTTACTAACTTCTCAGTGGTGGAGGAAGGAGGAACAGTTTATAAGAACCTGTGTTTGGTGGGGTATGCAAGGTTTTGGTACTATTTTGGGATCCGGCATTGCATATGGGTTGCAGGTTCATCGAGCCGGGTATCAAACATTCCCATCTTGGAAATGCGTTTACGTCATAACTGGTTGCATTACTTTATGCCTTGGCTTTGTCAGCTACCTTCATATACCAGACGTTCCTACAAAAGCATGGTTTTTGAGCgaaaaggagaaactcTATGTTGTTGAAAGGGCAAAGGAAAACCAACAAGGTTTTGGTAACCAAAAATTTAAATGGAAGCAAGGCAAAGAAGCTATTTTTGACCCGTGTACCTACATCTTTTTTGTCTATGGAATTTCATACGCAATTCCGAACGGAGGCTTCAATAACTTTGGATCCATATTGTTAAAGGatgattttggattctcAACAGCCGATGCGTTGCTAATGAATATGCCAGGCGGAGGAATTGATATTATTTTCCCTTTATGTGTTGCACTCTTTAATTACTACTTGCTTAAAAACCAGAGGTTGGTATCTTGTGCTATAGTGAATACCACAGTGGTTGTTGGAATGTGTCTATTAAATTTTACAGACAGTAGAGGTTCGAGGTTGGCTGGATACCTATCATTCTACATGGCAACAGCTGTATCGGCAGGAATATGCTCAACCATAGCATCGAATATTGCCGGATCTACCAAGAAGGTGGTAGTTAACACATTCTTTCTAGTAGGCTATTGTGCCGGCAATATAATTGGTCCACAGACATTTAACGCTAAACAAGCACCGGGATACTCAGGCGCCAAAGCTGCAATGCTCGCCTCTTTTGCCATTGGTACGTGTCTCATAATTGCTCTTTATGTTATTTACACGTGTCGTAATAAGAAGAAGGATGAAATAATCCAATCTTTAGGTGAGAAGTATTCAATTCCTGACAATATCGCTTTTGCAGATTTAACTGACTTTGAAAACCCTGGATTTAGGTACTCGTTATAG
- a CDS encoding uncharacterized protein (PKUD0C00150; similar to Saccharomyces cerevisiae YDL144C; ancestral locus Anc_7.320) → MQLPRTLLIGTGGVGTIVAYGLKYTGKTTVSVVVKSDYPRVKEAGWEINSCDYGKVENWKPDHIYPTVEAASANGDYDYVVITTKNLPDIVKPEEVAAPVITPGKTTIVLIQNGFDLGRPFIAKYPNNFCLSGVSHIGSHNHNGVISQTQNDKCLISYFSNPTFSKEEQEEKAKEFVSLYSNDRNTISYFPDVKWYRYRKLVYNATLNTACALTRVDTGRLEYSGALEAVSVPAMREVIKVAKADGVELPADVINSVVHSDDGDYFKPSMLVDVEKGNPIELEVILGNLLIVANELNVETPTLTVLYNLLKATQLKLKENRGLVSLPQKRPITDKFFS, encoded by the coding sequence ATGCAACTGCCAAGGACGCTTTTGATAGGTACCGGTGGTGTGGGTACCATTGTAGCCTACGGGCTTAAATACACTGGCAAGACCACAGTTTCGGTGGTTGTTAAAAGTGATTATCCCAGGGTCAAAGAGGCTGGTTGGGAAATCAACTCATGCGATTATGGAAAAGTTGAAAACTGGAAACCAGATCATATTTACCCAACGGTTGAAGCTGCGTCGGCCAATGGGGACTACGACTATGTTGTTATCACAACGAAGAACTTACCAGATATTGTCAAACCTGAAGAAGTTGCCGCACCGGTGATCACACCGGGCAAAACCACTATTGTTCTGATCCAAAATGGATTTGATTTGGGGCGTCCCTTTATTGCCAAATATCCGAATAATTTTTGCTTATCAGGTGTCTCTCATATCGGCTCGCATAACCATAATGGAGTAATCAGCCAGACCCAAAATGACAAGTGTTTGATCAGCTACTTTTCCAACCCAACCTTTAGTAAGGAGGAGCAAGAGGAAAAGGCTAAAGAGTTTGTCAGCTTGTATAGTAATGACAGAAACACGATTTCTTACTTTCCCGATGTTAAGTGGTACAGATACAGAAAATTGGTCTATAATGCGACGCTCAATACCGCATGTGCTTTGACTAGAGTCGATACTGGTAGGTTGGAATATTCAGGTGCATTAGAGGCTGTCTCTGTTCCAGCGATGCGTGAGGTCATCAAGGTTGCCAAAGCGGATGGCGTTGAATTACCTGCTGATGTTATCAACTCAGTTGTTCACTCGGATGATGGTGATTACTTCAAGCCGTCTATGCTTGTTGACGTTGAGAAGGGTAATCCGATCGAGCTGGAGGTCATCTTGGGCAATCTTTTGATTGTCGCAAATGAACTTAACGTGGAAACTCCAACTTTGACTGTCTTGTACAATCTACTCAAGGCGACTCAACTAAAGTTAAAGGAAAACAGGGGACTAGTAAGTCTTCCTCAAAAAAGACCTATTACGgataaatttttttcttag